A stretch of the Candidatus Dependentiae bacterium genome encodes the following:
- a CDS encoding methionine--tRNA ligase, which produces ILECEPVSGSEKLLKLLVDMGKFGKRQVLSGVAQYFKPQDLVGKQGIYVENLKPRKLMGMESQGMMLFAKDESDKMQMVTVMEKIENGTRIS; this is translated from the coding sequence ATTTTGGAATGTGAGCCTGTTAGTGGTTCTGAAAAGCTATTAAAGCTTTTGGTTGATATGGGAAAATTTGGAAAAAGACAAGTTCTTTCCGGAGTTGCACAATATTTTAAACCTCAAGATCTTGTTGGAAAACAAGGTATATACGTTGAAAACTTAAAGCCAAGAAAACTTATGGGAATGGAATCACAGGGAATGATGCTGTTTGCAAAAGACGAAAGTGATAAAATGCAAATGGTAACGGTAATGGAGAAAATAGAAAATGGAACACGAATATCATAG
- a CDS encoding cysteine desulfurase: MVKFDAKLLKKDFPIFQNKKNLVYLDNAATTQKPRSVIQSMVDFYENYNSNVHRSIHELGETSTCFFENSREIIAKFLNAESEEIIFTSGTTEGINFIADAWARQNIKKDDYIVTTQIEHHANFLPWLRICKNNGAKLKFLEIDTTNFFIKLPEANFWDKKIKLVSISASSNVLGEIWKENQLENIISIAHDIGALVLLDASQLAPYKKIDVKKLNIDFLVLSGHKMLGPTGIGILYIKKNLHDKVEPYKVGGSMVQAASFNDAIWKEAPYKFEAGTPAISQAIGLGAAVKYLNENVDFKEFEKHTAYLSSVLIDGLLKIKDMKIWGNIEQIKKSGHLVSFSLPDIHAHDISGFLGGLNISVRSGHHCAQPLANMLNLQSSVRASFYIYNTAQDVEIFLDKLNETVNFFRK, translated from the coding sequence ATGGTTAAGTTTGATGCAAAATTGCTAAAAAAAGATTTTCCAATTTTTCAAAATAAAAAAAATCTTGTTTATTTAGATAATGCAGCAACAACTCAAAAACCACGATCAGTCATTCAATCTATGGTAGATTTTTATGAAAATTATAATTCAAATGTACATAGATCGATTCATGAGTTGGGGGAAACCTCAACTTGTTTTTTTGAAAATTCAAGAGAAATAATTGCAAAATTTTTAAATGCAGAAAGTGAAGAAATAATTTTTACATCCGGTACAACCGAAGGTATAAATTTTATTGCTGATGCATGGGCAAGACAAAATATAAAAAAAGACGATTATATTGTTACAACACAAATAGAGCATCATGCAAATTTTTTGCCGTGGTTAAGAATTTGCAAAAATAATGGTGCTAAATTAAAATTCTTAGAGATTGATACAACAAATTTTTTTATTAAATTACCGGAAGCTAATTTTTGGGATAAAAAAATAAAACTTGTTTCAATTTCTGCAAGCTCTAATGTGCTTGGTGAAATCTGGAAAGAAAATCAACTTGAAAATATTATATCTATTGCACATGATATTGGGGCATTGGTTCTGCTTGATGCTTCTCAGCTTGCACCATACAAAAAAATAGACGTAAAAAAATTAAATATAGATTTTCTCGTACTATCCGGACATAAAATGTTAGGCCCTACAGGCATAGGTATTTTGTATATTAAAAAAAATTTGCATGATAAAGTTGAGCCATACAAAGTTGGTGGTTCAATGGTACAGGCAGCATCTTTTAATGATGCAATTTGGAAAGAAGCTCCATATAAATTTGAAGCCGGCACTCCGGCAATATCTCAAGCGATAGGTCTTGGTGCTGCTGTGAAATATTTAAATGAAAATGTTGATTTCAAAGAATTTGAAAAACACACGGCATATTTATCTTCTGTGTTAATTGATGGATTATTAAAAATAAAAGATATGAAAATTTGGGGTAATATCGAGCAAATCAAAAAAAGTGGTCATCTGGTAAGTTTTTCTTTGCCGGATATTCATGCGCATGATATTAGTGGTTTTTTAGGAGGCCTTAATATTTCAGTCCGCAGCGGACATCACTGTGCCCAGCCTTTGGCAAATATGCTTAATTTACAATCATCAGTACGAGCAAGTTTTTATATTTATAATACAGCGCAAGATGTTGAAATTTTTTTAGATAAATTAAATGAAACTGTAAATTTTTTTAGAAAGTAA
- a CDS encoding iron-sulfur cluster assembly scaffold protein yields MSDNVYQEKLMEHFKNSKYRKTIENPDFSSGQQNPSCGDSILIEGKFENKNSDQLKIKELGFSGSGCVVSQASASMLLQSCIGKTPEEILNIGKDDIVKLVGIPLGPNRIKCALLSLEALKAAFKKN; encoded by the coding sequence ATGAGTGATAATGTTTATCAAGAAAAATTGATGGAGCATTTTAAAAATTCCAAATATCGAAAAACAATTGAAAATCCTGATTTTTCAAGCGGACAACAGAATCCATCTTGTGGAGATAGTATTTTGATTGAGGGAAAATTTGAAAATAAAAATTCAGATCAATTAAAAATAAAAGAGTTAGGCTTTTCAGGTTCCGGATGTGTTGTAAGTCAAGCATCAGCATCAATGTTGTTACAAAGTTGTATTGGGAAAACACCTGAAGAAATATTAAATATTGGAAAAGATGATATTGTAAAACTTGTTGGTATTCCATTGGGACCAAATAGAATTAAGTGTGCTTTACTGTCATTAGAAGCTTTAAAAGCAGCTTTTAAAAAAAATTAA